In the genome of Helicovermis profundi, the window TTTCATCGGTAATTCACTTAAGTAACAATATATTTGATATTTGTGAAAATTATCTTTATACTCCTACTTTAAATATAGTAAATTACATTTCTAAAAAAGTTGTTAGAATTCATCTTGGGAAAGTTAGAATTTATGTACTATATATATTTATTGCACTTACAGCTACGACTTTTACAATATATATATTACTTTAATAGAGTTTAGATTTCTTTAAACGTTTTTATCACAAAGTAATGGAGGGATAATTTTGAGTTACAATATATTTTTAGCAGTAAGTAGTATTATATTAATATTTTTAGCTCCACTTTTTTCAGGAGTATTAAAAAAAATAAAAGCTTTTTTAAGAGGGTATCAAGGCCTTAGTATTTTTCAGGTGTATTATGATATATATAAACTTTTTAATAAAGACACTTTAAGATCAAGCAAAAGTTCATTTATTACAATAATAGCTCCCATAGTCTCACTTAGTGCTGCAATAACTTCAGCATTTATGATTCCAATTTTCTATACAAATTCAAGTAATATCTTAGGAAATATGATTATTATAATATTTCTACTTGGAATTATTAAGTTCTTTAATACTCTGCTTGGTCTTGATTCATCTTCAACGTTTGGAGGAATGGGAAGTAGTAGAGAGTTATTTTTATCAATGCTCGTAGAGCCAGTAGTGTTTTTAGTTATAATGTTTTTATATTTTCAAAAGGGAACATTTAATATATTTCAAATTTCAAACAGTAGCATAAATGAAAATATGTTTACAACGAGTAATATTTTAGCATTTGTAGCATTTTTCATTGTGGTACTTGTTGAAAATGCAAGACTTCCAGTTGATAATCCAGAAACACATCTTGAATTAACTATGATTCATGAAGCAATGGTCCTTGATGTATCGGGTAAAGATTTAGCATATATTGAGCTTGCATCAATGATTAAGTTTTCAGTTTTACTTACAATGCTTATAAACATATTTATTCCATTTGGATTAACTAATATTATTTCAATTGCTTCTTTATGTATATCGATTGGAATGTATTTAGTTAAAGTTATAATTGTTATAAGTATTATTTCATTTATTGAAATTTTAATTGCAAAATCAAGATTATTTAGAGCTCCTGATTTAATTGCTGTTTCATTTTCATTAATTATTGCAGCAATTTCATTGAGTTATTTCATATAAGGAGGAAAAGATATGCTTCAGCTATTTATTGCAATTATTATTATCTCTGGAATATTAATTTCAGGAACGAGCAGGATAAAGATAGTTATTGCAAGTTTCACTTTTCAGTCATTAGCTATTGGTCTTCTATGTATAGGTCTTGGATATACTTATGGGGAAGAACATTTTTACATTTTAGCTTTAATAACTGTATTAGTTAAAGTTATAGCAATACCATATATAGTTAATGTATCTATTAAGAAATTAAAAGTTAATAGAGAACTTAATTTAGTTATTAATGGATATTATTCTTTTATTTTATCAAGTATATATATTCTTTTAATTGCAGCTTTTTTTAAAGGTTTTGACAATGTTTATTTTAAAACAGCAGTATTTTTAGTTTTAATTGGAGCAACTGTAATTGTAGGCAGAAGAAAAGCAATTACTCAAATGTTTGGTTTTTTGATTTTAGAAAATGGAATTATTTTGTTTGAAATTTCTTCTATTAAAATTCCTATGGTTCTAGAAGCTGGAATGGCATTTGAAGTATTGATATTAGCGCTTATTATGGGAATAATGATTTTTCATATAAACAGAACATTTGACAGTGTTAATACAGATTTTCTTACTGATTTAAAGGAGTAGAATATGATATATATATATTTAATACTACTAGCATGTGCGCTAGTTATAACATCATTAAGCAAAAAAACAAAATTAGTATCATATGCTACAATATTTACTATGGCATCATTAGTGTTACTTGCAATAGATATATTTTTTAAATTATCTACTACTAGCAGCGTTATTTTGTTAAATGGAATAATAGTAATTGATGGACTAAATTTTATACAGATTAGTCTTATAAGTGTGGTTTCATTTATAGTTTCATTATATTCTCATAAATATATTTTGCATGAAATTCATGAGAAAGAAATTGAAACTTCTGGAGTAAAAATTTATTATTTACTTTATAATTTATTTGTTTTTTCAATGATGGTGGTTGCATCAGCAGATAATATTATTCTTATGTGGATTGGACTTGAAGCTACAACGCTTTCTACTGCATTTTTAATAGGTTTTAATAGACATAAATTATCGCTTGAAGCAGCTTGGAAATACGTTATTATTTGTTCGGTTGGAATTGGAATTGGACTTATTGGAATTATATTTTTCTTGTTTTCAACTGGTTCGTCATCTAGTGATATGCTTAGTTGGAATTATCTAATGAGTAATTTTAGTTTTATTAATCCAAAGATTGCTAAATATGCCTTTGGTTTTATTTTTGTTGGTGTAGCAACTAAAGCAGGACTTGCTCCAATGCATACTTGGTTGCCTGACGCACATAGTGAATCACCTTCACCAATAAGCGCAATGATGTCAGGAGTACTACTAAATTTAGCTATGTATTTTGTAATTAGATTTTATCTAATTTTAAAAAATGTACCTGGTCTTATTAACATGAGATATATGTTTTTAATTTTTGGATTTATTTCACTTTTTATATCTTCATTTTCTATTATTAGGCAAAAAAATTACAAAAGATTACTTGCATTTTCTTCAGTAGAAAACATTGGGATTATTGCAATAGGAGTTGGTGTTGGATCAAGTTTAGCGCTTTATGGTGCTCTTCTTCATTCGATAATTCATGCTTTTGCAAAATCATATTTGTTTCTTATTTCTGGTAATATTTTAAATGTATATAAAACTAAAAAAATTGAAAACGTAAAAAATATTATTAAAGTTATGCCAATTAATGCAGTGCTACTAATAATTGGTATACTTGTTATTACGGGTGTACCACCATTTGCAGCCTTTATTAGTGAGTATAGTATACTTATTTCTTTAATTAGTAATAGTAACTATATTTTAGCTTTTATATTTTTAATTTGTTTACTAATTGTTTTCTCTGGTTTTGTAAATGTTTTTATAAAAATGATTTTTTCTAGGGAACGTGAAATTATAGATAAAAAACATGAAAAAAGTAAATTAGATAGGGAAAATATTATACCTTTAATAGTATTATTTTCAATAATTATTTATATAAGTTTATTTACTGATAGTATAAATGGAATAATAAATAATGCTGTTAGAGTCATTATAGGAGTGTGATAATAGTGAATATTAATGATTTTAAAGATGAATTAATGACAGTAGGATGTAGCGAAAGTAAAATCTTAAACGATAATGAAATATATTCAAATTGCACTCAGTTTAATGTACAGGCAATCTCACTTTTACTTAAGAAAAAATATAAACTCAAATTTATTGGTGAATTTTGTTATGAAGTGGATTCTAGTAAATTTATGATTAATATTCTTTTTACAAATAGCAAAAATGGTTATTTTATAACACTTCGTTATATAAGTGAAGATATTATTGTTTCACTTCAAGATGTATTTGAACAAGCAAATTTATTTGAAAGAGAAATTTCAGATTTATTTGGACTTAAAATAAATGGTGGGAAAGAAACAAGACATATTGTTAAGCATGAAATTTGGGAAGATGGAGTTTATCCTCTTAGAAAAGATTTTGAAATTGATAGAAAAATAAATGAAAAATTTGAAATAAATAACTATAAATTCAAACAAATTATAGGTGATGAAGGCTTTCAAATTCCAGTTGGACCTATTCATGCTGGTATAATTGAACCAGGTCATTTTAGATTTAGTGTAATAGGGGAAGAAATTGAAAACCTTGAAATTAGACTAGGTTATAAGCATCGTGGTATTGAGAAAATAGCAGAAAATATGGATGCTAATAAATTAAATTTATTATTTGAAAGAATTGCATGTGAGTCAAGCGTTGCTTATAGTGTGCTTTATGCTCAACTAGTTGAGAAGCTTCTTAAAGAAACTGTAAATCCGGATATAAAATCTTTTAGAGTTATACTACTTGAACTTGAAAGAATTCACAATTTTTTAGCGGATATTGCAGGTATATGCACAGATGTTGGATTTTCTTATCCATCAAAAAAATTAAATTATATGTCAGAAATAATAAAACAGTTGTGTGAAAATCTTACTGGGAGTAGATATATGAGAAATACTGTTATCCCGCTAGGCATCAATATTGATGTGGATAAAGAAAAACTCTTATATGTTAAAGATACTTTAGAAAATTTACTTGTAAGAATTAAATACATTATTGGCATAACACTTGAATCTTTTACTTTTTTAGATAGAGTTGAAAATACGGGAATTGTAAAAATGAAAAAAGCTAAAAAACTTATGCTTACTGGAGCAGTAGCGAGAGCAAGTGGATTAAACTACGATGTAAGAAAAAGTTTTCCATATGAAACATATAGTAAATTAAAAATAGAAAATAACACTGAAGAAATTGGTGGAGTTTTTGAAAGATATAAAGTAAAAATAGCCGAACTTTATGATGCATTTACCTTTATTTATAAATCAATTGATAGTATTTCAAATGACATAAAAAGAGATAGACCTGTAATTAGACTTAAAAATGGTACCGAAGGAATTGCTATTGTAGAAACTGTTAAAGGTGAATTAATTGTTTATGGAAAGGTTGGAGAAAATAACAATTTCGATAGATTGTATTTTAAAACTCCTTCATTTACAAATTGGCAGGGACTTTCTGAAGCAGTTTTAGATGAAATCGTTCCAGATTTTCCTCTTTGTAATAAAAGCTTTAATATGTCATATTCAGAAAATGATAGGTAGGTGAAAAAATGAAATTTATCTTTGATAGAATAAAAAATGGTAAAGAAACTATTAAAAATCCACTTGAAAGTAATAGTAATAGTTATGGCAAAATTATAGTGGATACTTCAACTTGTAATTTGTGCGGAATTTGTGAAAAAGAATGTATTAGCGGTGCATTAAAAATTAATATCAATAAAGTTGAGATAGATCATAGTAAATGTTTGTTTTGTAAGGATTGTATTAACTCATGTCCTAAAAGTTCTCTAAAAATGACTAATGATTATAAATTATCGTATTTTGAAGAGCTTGGAAATGAAGTAAGAGAACTTGTATATAAAAAATTTAACCGTTCACTTTCTTTAAGGGCAGTTGATGTTGGCTCTTGCAATGGGTGCTTTTTAGAGCTTTCGGCTCTTAATAATACCTATTATGATTTATCAAGGTACGGTGTTCATATGGTGGCGTCTCCAAGGCATGCAGATGGTTTAATTATAAGTGGTGCTCTTTCAATAAATATGAAAGAAGCTGTTTTAAAAGCATATGAAGCTACTGCTGAACCTAAAATAATAATAGTGCTTGGTGCGTGTGGTGTTGATGGCGGAATTTATAAAAAAGGTTATGCTGTTAATGAA includes:
- a CDS encoding hydrogenase, which gives rise to MLQLFIAIIIISGILISGTSRIKIVIASFTFQSLAIGLLCIGLGYTYGEEHFYILALITVLVKVIAIPYIVNVSIKKLKVNRELNLVINGYYSFILSSIYILLIAAFFKGFDNVYFKTAVFLVLIGATVIVGRRKAITQMFGFLILENGIILFEISSIKIPMVLEAGMAFEVLILALIMGIMIFHINRTFDSVNTDFLTDLKE
- a CDS encoding proton-conducting transporter membrane subunit; translation: MIYIYLILLACALVITSLSKKTKLVSYATIFTMASLVLLAIDIFFKLSTTSSVILLNGIIVIDGLNFIQISLISVVSFIVSLYSHKYILHEIHEKEIETSGVKIYYLLYNLFVFSMMVVASADNIILMWIGLEATTLSTAFLIGFNRHKLSLEAAWKYVIICSVGIGIGLIGIIFFLFSTGSSSSDMLSWNYLMSNFSFINPKIAKYAFGFIFVGVATKAGLAPMHTWLPDAHSESPSPISAMMSGVLLNLAMYFVIRFYLILKNVPGLINMRYMFLIFGFISLFISSFSIIRQKNYKRLLAFSSVENIGIIAIGVGVGSSLALYGALLHSIIHAFAKSYLFLISGNILNVYKTKKIENVKNIIKVMPINAVLLIIGILVITGVPPFAAFISEYSILISLISNSNYILAFIFLICLLIVFSGFVNVFIKMIFSREREIIDKKHEKSKLDRENIIPLIVLFSIIIYISLFTDSINGIINNAVRVIIGV
- a CDS encoding respiratory chain complex I subunit 1 family protein, which encodes MSYNIFLAVSSIILIFLAPLFSGVLKKIKAFLRGYQGLSIFQVYYDIYKLFNKDTLRSSKSSFITIIAPIVSLSAAITSAFMIPIFYTNSSNILGNMIIIIFLLGIIKFFNTLLGLDSSSTFGGMGSSRELFLSMLVEPVVFLVIMFLYFQKGTFNIFQISNSSINENMFTTSNILAFVAFFIVVLVENARLPVDNPETHLELTMIHEAMVLDVSGKDLAYIELASMIKFSVLLTMLINIFIPFGLTNIISIASLCISIGMYLVKVIIVISIISFIEILIAKSRLFRAPDLIAVSFSLIIAAISLSYFI
- a CDS encoding NADH-quinone oxidoreductase subunit C, which codes for MNINDFKDELMTVGCSESKILNDNEIYSNCTQFNVQAISLLLKKKYKLKFIGEFCYEVDSSKFMINILFTNSKNGYFITLRYISEDIIVSLQDVFEQANLFEREISDLFGLKINGGKETRHIVKHEIWEDGVYPLRKDFEIDRKINEKFEINNYKFKQIIGDEGFQIPVGPIHAGIIEPGHFRFSVIGEEIENLEIRLGYKHRGIEKIAENMDANKLNLLFERIACESSVAYSVLYAQLVEKLLKETVNPDIKSFRVILLELERIHNFLADIAGICTDVGFSYPSKKLNYMSEIIKQLCENLTGSRYMRNTVIPLGINIDVDKEKLLYVKDTLENLLVRIKYIIGITLESFTFLDRVENTGIVKMKKAKKLMLTGAVARASGLNYDVRKSFPYETYSKLKIENNTEEIGGVFERYKVKIAELYDAFTFIYKSIDSISNDIKRDRPVIRLKNGTEGIAIVETVKGELIVYGKVGENNNFDRLYFKTPSFTNWQGLSEAVLDEIVPDFPLCNKSFNMSYSENDR
- the nuoB gene encoding NADH-quinone oxidoreductase subunit NuoB; translated protein: MKFIFDRIKNGKETIKNPLESNSNSYGKIIVDTSTCNLCGICEKECISGALKININKVEIDHSKCLFCKDCINSCPKSSLKMTNDYKLSYFEELGNEVRELVYKKFNRSLSLRAVDVGSCNGCFLELSALNNTYYDLSRYGVHMVASPRHADGLIISGALSINMKEAVLKAYEATAEPKIIIVLGACGVDGGIYKKGYAVNENISDIIPVDMFIPGCPPSPSAILEGILKLMKSNK